In Myxococcus stipitatus, the following are encoded in one genomic region:
- a CDS encoding SGNH/GDSL hydrolase family protein, whose amino-acid sequence MARQRMVPRGLALAVMAGVLWGWRVAPAGAASPPCWLPAFTAPMHPSASGLEPGDFAGPSFKNQTVRMFVRPTLAGPRLRLVLSNQYGTEPLRVEAVRVALRASGSAIDPATDREVRFSGATFVSIPPGRTATSEPIVLAVDGLRDVAVSLFFLDRSGAASWHLHSGRTTFISATGNRTAARTFEPALTTRSLYFLAAVHVDTAPDASLVVAFGDSITDGVGSTVDMESSWPARLSRRLATRGGRPVGVLNAGLGGNRLLSDGYGPKGLHRFERDVLAQRGVKAVILLEGVNDIGRAVPGTMAAARIIDGYQQLIQRARDKGLKVFGGTLTPMSGHAYFTPENEALREAVNAWIRGSGAFDAVIDFEAAVRDPANPDAMPASLTADGLHPNDLGYERMAQAIDLQLLE is encoded by the coding sequence ATGGCTCGACAACGCATGGTCCCGCGTGGGCTTGCCCTGGCCGTGATGGCCGGTGTGCTGTGGGGATGGCGCGTGGCCCCCGCGGGTGCCGCTTCTCCGCCTTGTTGGTTGCCGGCCTTCACCGCGCCGATGCACCCATCCGCTTCGGGGCTGGAGCCGGGAGACTTCGCCGGGCCGAGCTTCAAGAACCAGACGGTGCGCATGTTCGTGCGCCCCACGCTCGCGGGCCCGCGGCTGCGCCTGGTGCTGAGCAACCAGTACGGCACCGAGCCTCTTCGCGTGGAGGCGGTGCGCGTGGCCCTGCGTGCCTCTGGCAGCGCCATCGACCCCGCGACGGACCGGGAGGTCCGCTTCAGCGGTGCGACGTTCGTCAGCATTCCTCCAGGCCGGACAGCCACCAGTGAGCCCATCGTGCTCGCGGTCGATGGCCTGCGGGATGTCGCCGTCTCGCTCTTCTTCCTGGACCGCTCGGGCGCCGCGTCCTGGCATCTCCACTCCGGCCGCACCACCTTCATCTCCGCGACGGGCAACCGGACCGCGGCGAGGACCTTCGAGCCCGCGCTCACCACGCGCAGCCTGTACTTCCTCGCCGCCGTGCACGTGGACACCGCACCCGACGCGTCGCTCGTCGTCGCGTTCGGCGACTCCATCACCGATGGCGTTGGCAGCACCGTGGACATGGAGAGCTCATGGCCCGCGCGCCTGTCTCGTCGCCTCGCCACGCGAGGTGGCAGACCCGTGGGCGTCCTCAACGCGGGTCTTGGTGGCAACCGGCTGCTGAGCGACGGCTATGGCCCCAAGGGGCTGCACCGCTTCGAGCGCGACGTCCTCGCCCAGCGCGGCGTCAAGGCCGTCATCCTCCTGGAAGGCGTCAACGACATCGGCCGCGCGGTGCCGGGGACGATGGCCGCCGCGCGAATCATCGACGGCTACCAGCAGCTCATCCAGCGCGCCCGGGACAAGGGGTTGAAGGTGTTTGGCGGAACGCTCACGCCCATGTCCGGCCATGCGTACTTCACCCCGGAGAACGAAGCGCTGCGCGAGGCCGTGAACGCGTGGATTCGCGGCTCGGGCGCATTCGACGCGGTGATTGATTTCGAGGCGGCGGTGAGGGACCCCGCCAACCCCGATGCCATGCCCGCCTCACTGACCGCGGATGGCCTGCACCCCAATG